The proteins below are encoded in one region of Silene latifolia isolate original U9 population chromosome 2, ASM4854445v1, whole genome shotgun sequence:
- the LOC141642900 gene encoding uncharacterized protein LOC141642900 produces MPSVRMKKASMCCIKDKSCLRVCHKSNTISKRSQVKISQLASEDGSYCQNCQEESSSSESNIQDPVAVGVTKSDEFFSGEDIQFKQPPRLLDDSALVERMELPPVSSTKLETIFSPTLSQMDGHNFPNSCNGVDFASDPFHLSSTDESDGNSGSSSDYQSCNISDFYVSDMIFEGSAFDGSFLCDGIAETLLLPEHGTTESNILFDVSERHLMLPSLDDSVETSEKLDSQSSDEGRAECDDSSFLLAIHQIRPGDQDMFLGSSMDSDEAEYFDPHSFIRNLPDLSEVVPSGRPTILPKESRERKPVTLVLDLDETLVHSTLEHCESSDFTFTVFFNMKEHIVYVKERPHLRTFLKRVAEMFEVVVFTASQSIYAEQLLDILDSDGKLISGRAYRESCIFSEGTYTKDLTVLGLDLAKVLIIDNSPQVFRLQVNNGIPIKSWFDDPLDNELISLIPFLETLVDADDVRPLIAKRFGNKE; encoded by the exons ATGCCATCAGTAAGAATGAAGAAGGCAAGTATGTGTTGCATCAAAGACAAAAGTTGTCTACGTGTTTGTCACAAGTCAAATACTATATCAAAAAGGTCTCAGGTCAAGATTTCTCAGCTAGCTTCTGAAGATGGCTCTTATTGTCAGAACTGCCAGGAAG AATCCTCGAGCAGTGAATCAAATATCCAAGACCCTGTAGCTGTGGGAGTTACTAAATCTGATGAATTTTTTAGTGGTGAAGACATCCAATTTAAGCAGCCACCAAGACTGCTTGATGATTCTGCATTGGTGGAAAGAATG GAATTACCTCCAGTCTCATCTACTAAACTGGAGACAATTTTTTCACCCACTTTGAGTCAGATGGATGGTCATAATTTTCCAAATTCTTGTAATG GAGTTGATTTTGCTTCAGATCCATTTCATTTGAGCTCAACAGATGAGAGTGATGGTAATAGTGGAAGCTCATCTGACTATCAAAGCTGCAACATATCAGATTTCTATGTTTCAGACATGATTTTTGAAGGTTCAGCGTTTGATGGGAGTTTCCTGTGTGATGGTATTGCTGAGACCCTATTACTTCCTGAACATGGTACGACAGAATCCAACATCTTGTTTGATGTTTCTGAACGTCACCTTATGCTACCGTCACTTGACGATTCTGTGGAAACGAGTGAAAAGCTTGATTCACAATCATCAGACGAAGGAAGGGCGGAATGTGATGACTCAAGTTTTTTGTTAGCTATACATCAGATTCGCCCCGGTGATCAAGATATGTTTCTGGGATCTTCTATGGACTCGGATGAAGCAGAGTATTTCGATCCGCATTCATTTATAAGAAATTTGCCTGACCTTTCTGAAGTTGTGCCCAGTGGACGGCCAACTATCTTACCGAAGGAATCACGGGAAAGGAAGCCTGTTACTTTAGTACTTGATTTAGATG AAACACTTGTGCACAGTACCCTGGAACACTGTGAAAGTTCGGATTTTACCTTCACTGTATTCTTTAACATGAAAGAGCATATTGTATATGTCAAAGAAAGGCCTCACCTTCGGACATTCTTGAAGCGAGTTGCAGAAATGTTTGAAGTTGTTGTCTTTACTGCCAGTCAAAGCATCTATGCTGAACAACTATTGGACATACTGGATTCTGATGGGAAGCTTATTTCTGGTAGAGCGTATCGCGAGTCATGCATTTTTTCTGAAGGCACTTATACAAAAGACTTGACTGTGTTAGGTCTTGATCTTGCTAAGGTTCTAATTATTGATAATTCCCCTCAG GTTTTCAGGTTACAAGTCAATAATGGGATTCCAATAAAGAGCTGGTTTGATGACCCCTTAGACAATGAACTAATCTCTTTGATCCCTTTCTTGGAGACTTTAGTTGATGCTGATGATGTGCGTCCTCTCATTGCCAAGAGATTTGGTAACAAGGAATAA